One region of Roseovarius faecimaris genomic DNA includes:
- a CDS encoding ExbD/TolR family protein: protein MRRARPASRREPTIALINIVFLMLVFFMVAGTLTQPLDRDLRLVDTAELDGRAPVDGLVLHADGRMSHGGAALASAADYLAALESDAPGTVRVIPDRALPAGVLVAVARELRAGGAERVLIVTERALP from the coding sequence ATGAGACGCGCGCGCCCTGCCTCCCGCCGCGAGCCGACCATTGCGCTGATCAACATCGTCTTTCTGATGCTGGTGTTCTTCATGGTGGCGGGGACGCTGACGCAGCCCCTGGACCGGGATTTGCGGCTTGTGGACACGGCTGAGCTGGACGGGCGGGCGCCGGTGGACGGGCTGGTGCTGCATGCCGATGGGCGGATGAGCCATGGCGGCGCGGCGCTGGCGAGTGCGGCGGATTACCTGGCGGCGCTGGAGAGCGACGCGCCCGGCACGGTGCGGGTGATCCCGGACCGGGCGCTGCCCGCCGGGGTGCTGGTGGCGGTGGCCAGAGAGCTGCGCGCGGGCGGGGCCGAGCGCGTGCTGATCGTGACCGAACGGGCGCTGCCATGA
- a CDS encoding TonB family protein: protein MIASSPIAKLLAASGAVALHGAVIWGLSGDAPVSIDGATGAPEVSIGTSFADMAAGVLAPDDVAEALTPTAPAEMAEALQVPEAATPVQPTEALRPERAVAAMVQPEPMARTRASKAEPLRATPLEAQPVVPRLSPSLPVEEVAPLDAPATSVARSLRPKQRSKSFEEAHKPAPAPAKAESKSKSKSKPVKQQAAPKGNASETAKAGAAQGSTQAETRTASAGKTTAKQSGNAAVSNYPGKVMQKISRVRKPRVGSKGTAVVSFKIASNGGLAGLSLARSSGSGALDQAALNVIQKAAPFPPPPKGAQRSFSIKIKGQ from the coding sequence ATGATCGCCTCGTCGCCCATTGCCAAACTGCTGGCCGCCTCGGGGGCGGTGGCGCTGCATGGCGCGGTGATCTGGGGCCTGTCGGGCGATGCACCGGTCAGCATAGACGGGGCGACGGGCGCGCCGGAGGTGAGCATCGGGACAAGTTTTGCCGATATGGCCGCGGGGGTTCTGGCGCCCGACGATGTGGCCGAGGCGTTGACACCGACCGCCCCTGCCGAGATGGCCGAGGCTCTACAGGTGCCCGAGGCCGCGACGCCCGTGCAGCCGACAGAGGCGCTTCGCCCGGAGAGGGCGGTCGCGGCGATGGTGCAGCCAGAGCCGATGGCGCGCACGCGCGCGTCGAAGGCCGAGCCTCTGCGCGCGACGCCTTTGGAGGCGCAGCCGGTCGTCCCAAGGCTGAGTCCGAGCCTGCCGGTGGAAGAGGTGGCGCCACTGGATGCACCCGCGACATCTGTTGCCCGGTCCCTGCGCCCGAAGCAGCGCAGCAAGAGCTTTGAGGAGGCGCATAAGCCTGCCCCTGCCCCGGCCAAAGCGGAGAGCAAGAGCAAGAGCAAGAGCAAGCCAGTCAAGCAGCAGGCCGCGCCCAAGGGCAATGCCAGCGAGACGGCGAAGGCCGGAGCGGCACAGGGCAGCACGCAGGCCGAGACCAGGACCGCCAGCGCGGGCAAAACCACCGCCAAGCAGAGCGGCAATGCGGCGGTGAGCAATTACCCCGGCAAGGTGATGCAGAAAATCAGCCGCGTGCGCAAACCGCGCGTGGGCAGCAAGGGCACGGCGGTGGTGTCGTTCAAGATCGCCTCGAATGGCGGGCTTGCGGGGCTGTCGCTGGCACGCAGTTCGGGGTCGGGCGCGCTGGATCAGGCGGCGCTGAACGTCATCCAGAAGGCGGCCCCCTTCCCGCCCCCGCCCAAGGGCGCGCAGCGGTCGTTCAGCATCAAGATCAAGGGCCAGTAA
- a CDS encoding biopolymer transporter ExbD, which produces MTSLIDVIFLLLLFFMLSSTFSRFAEVELAAARGGGAAPSETAPLFVQLADDTLTLNGEVQTLEALPAALGGLEAPRVLISLKGGVTAQRLTDLLVALRGIDGVSVTVLEAT; this is translated from the coding sequence ATGACGTCCCTGATCGACGTCATTTTCCTGTTGCTGCTGTTTTTCATGCTGTCCTCGACCTTTTCGCGTTTTGCCGAGGTGGAACTGGCGGCGGCGCGCGGCGGAGGGGCGGCCCCTTCGGAAACCGCACCGCTTTTCGTGCAACTGGCGGATGATACCCTGACCCTGAACGGCGAGGTGCAGACGCTGGAGGCGTTGCCGGCCGCCCTGGGGGGGCTGGAGGCGCCGCGCGTTCTGATCAGCCTGAAGGGCGGGGTGACGGCGCAGAGGCTGACGGATCTGCTGGTGGCCCTGCGGGGCATTGACGGCGTCAGCGTGACCGTGCTGGAGGCGACATGA
- a CDS encoding ABC transporter substrate-binding protein, producing MTKTHDQLVLDRIIAAGRQRAITRRSFMGHATAAGLTATAATGLWTNQVSAMTPSQGGTFRVAIHDANTSDTQDPGQYLSVFMIQLAHCSRSYMTMINPDGTAGPDMADSWEASPDARVWTFQLNKNATFHDGRKFTSRDAIASLKHHMGEDSTSAAKSLLGNVVDVRADGDHTVIVELDQGLADLPYILTDYHIAICPADADGNLDWKGGIGAGPYKLESFNPGVSASFTKHDGWHGEGAYFDAVEMIAINDPNARQTALVSGDVDAVSSVDLKTLELLRRRPGLEILNLPSGSTVTMPMHVTAAPFDDNNVRMALKLAMNREELIEKIVFGTATLGNDFHISPNMPYYPEGIEQRAYDPDKAKWHLKEAGMEGLTLDVSASDSIMPGAVDFVTLYAEQAKAAGITLKPVREPGDGYWADVWLKKPFIFSKWGARPTPDMIYTLAYQSGAPWSEAFWSNEEFDKILLQAKAELDDAKRAEMYRDMSMLLRDQGGSIVPMFTNYVYAHADTVGHSDTVSSTWELDGARAYQRWWFKS from the coding sequence ATGACAAAAACACACGACCAGCTCGTGCTCGACCGCATCATTGCGGCGGGCCGACAGCGCGCCATAACCCGGCGCAGCTTCATGGGGCACGCCACCGCGGCGGGCCTGACCGCCACCGCCGCGACCGGCCTCTGGACCAACCAGGTTTCGGCCATGACGCCCAGCCAGGGCGGCACCTTCCGCGTGGCGATCCACGATGCCAACACATCCGATACGCAGGATCCGGGGCAGTATCTTTCGGTCTTCATGATCCAGCTCGCCCACTGCTCGCGCAGCTACATGACGATGATCAACCCCGACGGAACCGCCGGCCCCGACATGGCCGACAGTTGGGAAGCCTCGCCCGATGCGCGGGTCTGGACATTCCAGCTAAACAAGAACGCCACGTTCCACGATGGCCGCAAGTTCACCTCTCGTGACGCCATTGCCTCGCTCAAGCATCACATGGGTGAAGACAGTACCTCGGCGGCGAAATCGCTCTTGGGCAATGTCGTCGATGTGCGCGCCGATGGCGATCATACGGTGATCGTCGAACTGGATCAGGGCCTGGCCGATCTGCCCTACATCCTGACCGATTATCACATCGCCATTTGCCCGGCGGATGCCGATGGCAATCTCGACTGGAAAGGCGGCATCGGTGCCGGCCCCTACAAGCTGGAGAGCTTCAACCCAGGCGTCAGCGCCTCGTTCACCAAGCATGACGGCTGGCATGGGGAAGGGGCCTATTTCGACGCGGTCGAGATGATTGCCATCAACGACCCGAACGCCCGCCAGACGGCCCTTGTGTCCGGTGACGTGGATGCCGTCAGCTCGGTCGACCTGAAAACGCTCGAGCTTCTGCGCCGCCGTCCCGGGCTGGAAATCCTCAACCTGCCGTCGGGATCGACCGTGACCATGCCGATGCATGTCACCGCCGCCCCGTTCGACGACAACAACGTGCGCATGGCGCTCAAGCTTGCCATGAACCGTGAGGAGCTGATCGAGAAGATCGTCTTCGGCACGGCGACACTGGGCAATGACTTCCACATCTCGCCCAACATGCCTTACTACCCCGAAGGCATCGAACAGCGCGCCTATGACCCCGACAAGGCCAAATGGCACCTCAAGGAAGCCGGCATGGAAGGGCTGACGCTTGATGTGTCTGCATCGGATTCGATCATGCCGGGCGCTGTCGATTTCGTCACCCTGTACGCCGAACAGGCCAAGGCGGCAGGCATCACCCTGAAACCCGTGCGCGAACCGGGCGACGGATACTGGGCCGATGTCTGGCTGAAAAAGCCGTTCATCTTCTCCAAATGGGGGGCGCGTCCAACGCCGGACATGATCTATACCCTGGCCTATCAAAGTGGCGCGCCGTGGTCCGAAGCCTTCTGGAGCAACGAGGAATTCGACAAGATCCTGCTTCAGGCCAAGGCCGAACTGGACGATGCCAAACGCGCCGAGATGTATCGCGACATGTCCATGCTTCTGCGGGATCAAGGCGGCTCGATCGTGCCGATGTTCACGAACTACGTCTATGCCCATGCCGATACGGTCGGGCATTCCGACACGGTCAGCTCGACCTGGGAACTGGACGGCGCGCGCGCCTATCAGCGCTGGTGGTTCAAGAGCTAA
- a CDS encoding aromatic ring-hydroxylating oxygenase subunit alpha, with the protein MLDKPDDEISRLTAELAARAGKPAEEGYAMPAEYYTSPAFLAHEADNVLRRDWMCVGHVGELRNKGDYFTTDLLGEELLVVRDPEGQVRVLSNVCRHRANRVAEGAGNARRFVCQYHAWTYDTTGALKSAPMMKQQKHFDQSKCGLPEFASEIWKGWIFVNLDGTATPLALRLEGLAEVIRNYHQEDRYLVFMEEDAWDCNWKALFENFMEGYHLTATHPTTLHPITPTKLCRKMRTGEGWTGYHAFYDPDYPPRGPFHPDLTEDEKMNSPMYGIFPNLMVGMGTDFTLFMIIRPDGPGRVRIRWGVTGQKDEPTSGATRGYVDLCRAFNAEDKEKLEILQKALQTRGYQGGPLAPDAFEGTIWDFIQYMGRRLSVQDQA; encoded by the coding sequence ATGCTCGACAAACCCGATGACGAGATCTCCCGCCTGACCGCGGAACTGGCCGCCCGCGCAGGCAAACCGGCCGAGGAAGGCTATGCCATGCCGGCCGAGTATTACACCTCGCCCGCCTTTCTCGCGCATGAGGCCGACAATGTGCTGCGCCGCGACTGGATGTGCGTGGGCCATGTCGGTGAGCTGCGCAACAAGGGCGACTATTTCACCACCGACCTTCTGGGCGAGGAACTGCTCGTCGTGCGCGACCCCGAGGGGCAGGTGCGGGTGCTGTCGAATGTCTGCCGCCACCGCGCCAACCGCGTGGCCGAAGGCGCAGGCAATGCGCGCCGCTTTGTCTGCCAGTATCACGCCTGGACCTATGACACGACCGGCGCGCTCAAATCCGCGCCGATGATGAAGCAGCAGAAGCATTTCGATCAGAGCAAATGCGGCCTGCCCGAATTTGCCTCTGAAATCTGGAAGGGCTGGATCTTCGTCAATCTCGACGGCACCGCCACGCCGCTGGCCCTGCGTCTGGAGGGGCTGGCCGAGGTGATCCGGAACTATCACCAGGAAGACCGCTATCTGGTGTTCATGGAAGAGGACGCATGGGACTGCAACTGGAAGGCGCTGTTCGAGAACTTCATGGAAGGCTATCACCTGACCGCCACGCATCCCACGACGCTGCACCCGATCACGCCCACCAAGCTCTGCCGCAAGATGCGCACGGGCGAAGGCTGGACCGGCTATCACGCCTTCTATGATCCGGACTATCCGCCGCGTGGGCCGTTTCACCCGGACCTGACCGAGGACGAGAAGATGAACTCGCCCATGTACGGCATCTTTCCCAACCTGATGGTGGGCATGGGCACCGATTTCACCCTGTTCATGATCATCCGCCCGGACGGGCCGGGGCGCGTGCGCATCCGCTGGGGCGTGACCGGCCAGAAGGACGAACCGACCTCGGGTGCAACCCGCGGCTATGTCGATCTCTGCCGCGCCTTCAACGCCGAGGACAAGGAGAAGCTGGAGATATTGCAAAAGGCGCTCCAGACCCGCGGCTATCAGGGCGGGCCGCTGGCACCGGATGCGTTCGAAGGCACGATCTGGGACTTCATCCAGTATATGGGCCGCAGGCTCAGCGTGCAGGATCAGGCCTGA
- a CDS encoding aromatic ring-hydroxylating dioxygenase subunit alpha yields MFLRNAWYVAAWGDEITEELQEVILLEESICMFRDSAGRIIALENACPHRKLPLTKGRRKGDAVECGYHGLTFNGSGQCVRAPGKGGIPSNAKVHAYPVEERYGLVWIWMGNPALADPSEIFEIENYDNPAWGINRGKALEIDCNYLYVTDNLLDPTHVAWVHQSSFGQAATEDTPLRITRSEDGITVWRWMMDVDPAPFYAKIVEFEGKCDRLQHYEVRYPCHALIKAVFTPAGTGGEDGPLHENTFIMDSYNFMTPETRDRTRYYWFQLRNIRPGDEALSEMMSEDVKHAFEEDREVLNEVQKGMTQKRTPHIDLPIDGGQLRFRRQLEILIDQERTADAALA; encoded by the coding sequence ATGTTTCTGAGAAATGCCTGGTATGTGGCGGCCTGGGGCGATGAGATCACCGAGGAATTGCAGGAAGTGATCCTGCTGGAAGAGAGCATTTGCATGTTCCGCGACAGTGCAGGCCGCATCATCGCGCTGGAGAATGCCTGCCCGCATCGCAAGCTGCCGCTGACCAAGGGCCGCCGCAAGGGCGACGCGGTGGAATGCGGATATCACGGGCTCACGTTCAACGGCAGTGGCCAATGCGTGCGCGCGCCCGGCAAGGGCGGCATTCCGTCCAACGCCAAGGTGCATGCCTATCCTGTCGAGGAACGCTATGGGCTGGTGTGGATCTGGATGGGCAATCCGGCGCTGGCCGATCCGAGTGAGATTTTCGAGATTGAAAACTACGACAACCCGGCCTGGGGCATCAATCGCGGCAAGGCGCTGGAGATCGACTGCAACTATCTCTACGTGACCGACAATCTGCTTGATCCCACGCATGTGGCCTGGGTGCATCAAAGCTCTTTCGGGCAGGCGGCGACGGAAGACACACCGCTGAGGATCACCAGATCGGAGGACGGTATCACCGTCTGGCGCTGGATGATGGATGTGGACCCGGCGCCGTTTTATGCCAAGATCGTGGAGTTCGAGGGCAAGTGCGACCGGCTGCAGCATTACGAGGTGCGTTACCCGTGCCATGCGCTGATCAAGGCGGTGTTCACGCCTGCAGGCACCGGCGGCGAAGATGGGCCGCTGCATGAGAACACATTCATCATGGACAGCTACAATTTCATGACGCCCGAGACGCGGGACCGCACGAGGTATTACTGGTTCCAGCTGCGCAATATCCGGCCCGGGGATGAGGCCCTGTCAGAGATGATGAGCGAGGATGTAAAACATGCCTTCGAGGAGGATCGCGAGGTTCTGAACGAGGTGCAGAAGGGGATGACGCAGAAGCGCACGCCGCATATCGACCTGCCGATCGATGGCGGGCAGCTGCGGTTCCGGCGGCAACTGGAAATACTGATTGACCAGGAGCGCACGGCGGATGCAGCCTTGGCCTGA
- the truA gene encoding tRNA pseudouridine(38-40) synthase TruA has product MPRYALKVEYHGAPFAGWQRQADQPSVQGAIEAALARLEPREHTIAAAGRTDAGVHALGQVAQCDMAKDWDPFRLSEALNHHLKPDPVAIVACARMEDDWHARFSAEERQYLFRLLMRRAPATHDKGLVWQVQHALDVDAMRAGAAYLIGNHDFTTFRSSICQAASPVKTLDALEIARIEGRSGPEVQFRVRARSFLHNQVRSFVGTLERVGAGAWAPEDVKHALEARDRAACGPVCPPQGLYLEAVRYPVDPFGQGSVSD; this is encoded by the coding sequence ATGCCCCGCTATGCCCTCAAAGTCGAATATCACGGCGCGCCCTTTGCCGGGTGGCAGCGCCAGGCGGATCAGCCGTCGGTACAGGGCGCGATCGAGGCCGCGCTGGCCAGGCTGGAGCCGAGAGAGCACACGATTGCCGCTGCGGGCCGCACCGATGCGGGCGTGCATGCGCTGGGACAGGTGGCGCAGTGTGACATGGCCAAGGACTGGGATCCGTTCCGGCTGTCCGAGGCGCTCAACCATCATCTGAAGCCCGATCCGGTGGCGATTGTGGCCTGCGCGCGCATGGAGGATGACTGGCACGCGCGGTTTTCGGCCGAAGAGCGGCAATATCTATTCCGCCTGCTGATGCGGCGCGCGCCGGCGACCCATGACAAGGGGCTGGTCTGGCAGGTGCAGCACGCGCTTGATGTGGATGCGATGCGGGCGGGCGCGGCCTATCTGATCGGCAACCATGATTTCACCACCTTCCGGTCGTCGATCTGCCAGGCGGCGAGCCCGGTCAAGACGCTGGATGCGCTGGAGATTGCCCGTATCGAGGGCCGGTCCGGGCCGGAGGTGCAGTTCCGGGTGCGGGCGCGGTCGTTCCTGCACAATCAGGTGCGCAGCTTCGTCGGCACGCTGGAGCGTGTGGGCGCCGGGGCCTGGGCGCCCGAGGATGTCAAACACGCGCTGGAGGCCAGGGACCGCGCGGCCTGCGGGCCGGTTTGCCCGCCGCAGGGGCTGTATCTGGAGGCGGTGCGCTATCCGGTCGATCCGTTCGGCCAGGGCTCTGTGTCCGATTGA
- a CDS encoding M20/M25/M40 family metallo-hydrolase, producing the protein MELLSDTLRHLERLIGFATVSGAQNAEVNAYVAGVLEAAGARVAHVPARPGGLDGVIASVGPDVPGGIGLSGHSDVVPVEGQAWSGDPFALRREGERLIGRGTCDMKGFDACAIALMIAAAGRDLSRPVHLFLSGDEETHLLSAPALIDHAKAHLPPLRGVVVGEPTLCAPVDRHKASATLDVVCTGRPMHASLAHRAVSATALAARLITWLEEETTRNAAEAVAGAFDPNFATHTVGVIEGGNAFNIVAETCRFTWDVRLMPGQTLEEVQGRLEAYAESLLVPARQIAPEADITVTLREWFPGLGGLRQGAFREEIAAVSGHGDFAVVPYGTEAGMFQEAGFDAVVWGPGDIAQAHTADEFIDLAQIETYLGRAQSLLV; encoded by the coding sequence ATGGAGCTGCTGAGTGACACCCTGCGCCATCTGGAGCGCCTGATCGGCTTTGCCACCGTAAGCGGGGCGCAGAACGCCGAGGTGAACGCCTATGTGGCCGGGGTGCTGGAGGCGGCGGGGGCGCGGGTTGCGCATGTGCCCGCGCGGCCCGGCGGGCTGGACGGTGTGATTGCGTCCGTGGGTCCGGATGTGCCCGGCGGCATTGGCCTGTCGGGGCATTCCGATGTGGTGCCCGTTGAGGGGCAGGCCTGGAGCGGCGATCCCTTTGCGCTGCGCCGGGAGGGGGAGCGGCTGATCGGGCGCGGCACCTGCGATATGAAAGGGTTCGATGCCTGTGCCATCGCGCTGATGATCGCGGCGGCCGGGCGCGATCTGAGCCGCCCGGTGCATCTGTTTCTGTCGGGGGATGAGGAGACGCATCTGCTGTCGGCTCCGGCACTGATCGACCACGCCAAAGCGCATCTTCCCCCCTTGCGCGGTGTGGTGGTGGGCGAGCCGACGCTGTGCGCACCGGTGGACCGGCACAAGGCGTCGGCGACGCTGGATGTGGTCTGTACCGGGCGGCCCATGCATGCGAGCCTTGCGCATCGCGCGGTGAGCGCCACGGCACTGGCCGCGCGGCTGATCACCTGGCTGGAGGAGGAGACCACGCGCAATGCGGCGGAGGCAGTCGCCGGCGCGTTCGACCCCAACTTCGCCACCCATACGGTGGGTGTGATCGAAGGCGGGAACGCCTTCAACATCGTCGCCGAGACCTGCCGGTTCACCTGGGATGTACGGCTGATGCCGGGTCAGACGCTGGAGGAGGTGCAGGGGCGGCTGGAGGCCTATGCCGAGAGCCTGCTGGTGCCTGCGCGGCAGATTGCACCGGAGGCGGATATCACCGTGACGCTGAGGGAATGGTTTCCGGGCCTTGGCGGGCTGCGCCAAGGGGCGTTTCGCGAAGAGATCGCCGCCGTGTCGGGGCATGGGGATTTCGCCGTCGTGCCTTACGGCACCGAAGCGGGCATGTTTCAGGAGGCCGGGTTTGACGCAGTGGTCTGGGGGCCGGGGGATATTGCCCAGGCGCATACGGCGGACGAATTTATCGACCTGGCGCAGATCGAGACCTATCTCGGACGGGCGCAGAGCCTGCTTGTCTGA
- a CDS encoding MotA/TolQ/ExbB proton channel family protein, with protein sequence MSGLMQSLRQVADLGGPVVLLLIAVSVITLTVVLYKLWQFSSAGVGRHRALQEAVAAFDRGDRSGARAALERSTSYLAPVVDMGLSAGRPDAARLQAEAETRFARLEGGFRFLDTVAQLAPLLGLFGTVLGMIEAFQAMQAAGAQVDPSALAGGIWVALLTTAVGLAVAMPTSMVLSWFEARMDAERVTAERAIATLLTPQGAGGVALTETASPAHA encoded by the coding sequence ATGAGCGGGCTGATGCAGAGCCTGCGGCAGGTGGCCGATCTGGGCGGGCCGGTGGTGCTGCTGCTGATCGCGGTATCGGTGATCACGCTGACGGTGGTGCTCTACAAGCTGTGGCAATTTTCCTCGGCCGGGGTGGGACGGCACCGGGCGCTGCAGGAGGCGGTGGCCGCCTTTGACCGGGGCGACCGGAGCGGCGCGCGGGCGGCGCTGGAGCGCTCGACCTCCTATCTCGCGCCGGTGGTCGATATGGGGCTTTCGGCAGGCCGGCCCGATGCGGCAAGGCTTCAAGCCGAGGCCGAGACCCGTTTTGCCCGGCTGGAGGGGGGATTTCGCTTTCTCGATACGGTGGCGCAACTGGCCCCGCTGCTGGGCCTGTTCGGCACGGTGCTGGGCATGATTGAGGCGTTTCAGGCGATGCAGGCCGCAGGCGCGCAGGTGGATCCGTCGGCCCTGGCGGGCGGGATCTGGGTGGCGCTGCTGACCACGGCGGTGGGGCTGGCGGTGGCAATGCCCACGTCGATGGTGCTGAGCTGGTTCGAGGCGCGGATGGATGCCGAGCGGGTCACCGCCGAGCGCGCCATCGCCACATTGCTGACCCCGCAGGGGGCGGGCGGTGTTGCCCTGACCGAGACCGCGAGCCCGGCCCATGCGTAG
- a CDS encoding GntR family transcriptional regulator: MTDATPLKDPSLSDRVYADLKRRLMLGAVRPGQKLSMRKLAAEFGTSPMPVREALKRLASEQALESEAAKAFHVPDLSPKRAADLFELRALLEGAAARAALPRLTPARLAKLTLINDRLSAHLTTQDAPAYMADNHLFHFTIYRRADNPDMVFMIEQLWMQTGPSLRLGLERSTDTAPQWNSEHTPLLAALRAGDADAAARAMQEDIAWGAHFYRRAAGLTGP, from the coding sequence ATGACCGACGCCACCCCTCTCAAGGACCCGTCGCTGTCGGACCGGGTCTATGCCGATCTCAAGCGGCGGCTGATGCTGGGGGCGGTGCGGCCCGGACAGAAGCTGTCGATGCGCAAGCTGGCGGCAGAGTTCGGCACCAGCCCCATGCCCGTGCGCGAGGCGCTCAAGCGGCTCGCCTCCGAACAGGCGCTCGAAAGCGAGGCCGCCAAGGCGTTCCATGTCCCCGACCTCAGCCCCAAGCGCGCCGCGGACCTCTTCGAGCTGCGCGCCCTGCTGGAAGGGGCGGCGGCCCGCGCGGCACTGCCCCGCCTGACGCCTGCGCGGCTGGCCAAGCTGACCCTCATCAACGACCGCCTCTCGGCGCATCTCACCACCCAGGACGCGCCTGCCTACATGGCCGATAACCACCTGTTTCATTTCACGATTTATCGCCGTGCCGATAACCCGGACATGGTTTTCATGATCGAGCAGCTCTGGATGCAGACCGGCCCCTCCCTGCGCCTCGGGCTGGAACGCAGCACCGACACCGCCCCGCAATGGAACAGCGAACACACGCCCCTGCTCGCCGCGCTGCGCGCCGGTGACGCCGATGCCGCCGCGCGCGCGATGCAGGAAGACATCGCCTGGGGCGCGCATTTCTACCGCCGCGCGGCGGGTCTTACTGGCCCTTGA